In Phragmites australis chromosome 16, lpPhrAust1.1, whole genome shotgun sequence, one DNA window encodes the following:
- the LOC133896119 gene encoding pathogenesis-related protein PRB1-2-like — protein sequence METPKMAAVAFVLVVTMATTSMAQNPDQEFVALHNAARGEVGVGDVVWDHTVAAFARAYAARRAGDCKLGHSDDHKTMGYGENVYVGPAGKDWTVAEAMEMWVNERQNYDNVSGRCMPQKMCEHYMQVVWRSTTAIGCARVKCDNGGVFITCNYAPAGNVPGQRPY from the coding sequence ATGGAGACACCCAAGATGGCAGCAGTAGCCTTTGTACTCGTGGTCACCATGGCCACGACCTCCATGGCTCAGAACCCGGATCAGGAATTCGTGGCGCTGCACAACGCCGCCCGTGGTGAGGTAGGTGTTGGCGATGTGGTCTGGGATCATACTGTCGCGGCGTTCGCACGGGCCTACGCGGCTAGACGTGCCGGTGACTGCAAGCTCGGGCACTCTGACGATCACAAGACCATGGGCTACGGTGAGAATGTTTACGTGGGACCAGCCGGCAAGGACTGGACGGTGGCGGAGGCCATGGAGATGTGGGTGAACGAAAGGCAGAATTACGACAACGTCAGCGGCAGATGCATGCCGCAGAAGATGTGCGAGCACTACATGCAGGTGGTGTGGCGCAGCACGACGGCCATTGGCTGCGCGCGCGTCAAGTGCGACAATGGTGGCGTCTTCATCACCTGCAACTATGCCCCAGCGGGCAATGTCCCTGGACAGCGTCCGTACTAG